The Pedobacter cryoconitis genome has a window encoding:
- a CDS encoding ROK family protein, whose protein sequence is MNYNLPELPYIGVDIGGSHITAAHVGAADLKVIKSSLIRERVASMEGAEVIIKSWVDALLPLIEKRGEETTYVGIAMPGPFDYEKGISLMKGTKKYDSLYGLNVLEILAEKLNIPTSHILFRNDAESFLHGELASGAIAGEKRALGITLGTGLGSASNCQGKTVDSDRAFIPFKDSIAEEYISTRWFSKRYKELTGKDIKNVESLLESDEQQIKDQIFEEFGQNLASFLNDFIAEEKPDVIVIGGNIAKTWDYFIPEVKKHLQDQHVALKQSIMWEDAALVGAAYSWQLA, encoded by the coding sequence ATTTGCCTGAACTGCCTTATATAGGGGTAGATATTGGAGGCTCTCATATTACAGCAGCACACGTAGGTGCTGCTGATTTGAAAGTAATAAAGAGTTCCCTGATCAGAGAACGTGTAGCTTCTATGGAAGGTGCTGAGGTAATCATTAAATCATGGGTTGATGCTTTATTGCCGCTGATTGAAAAAAGAGGGGAAGAAACTACCTATGTTGGTATTGCAATGCCCGGACCTTTCGATTACGAAAAAGGTATCTCCCTGATGAAAGGAACTAAAAAATATGACTCTTTATACGGGTTAAATGTTTTAGAAATACTAGCTGAAAAATTAAATATCCCTACCAGTCACATTCTTTTCAGAAATGATGCTGAATCGTTTTTGCATGGTGAACTGGCCTCTGGAGCAATAGCAGGCGAGAAACGTGCATTGGGAATTACACTGGGAACCGGATTAGGTTCTGCAAGTAATTGCCAGGGTAAAACTGTAGACTCAGACCGTGCATTTATTCCATTTAAGGATAGCATTGCGGAAGAGTATATCTCTACCAGATGGTTTTCAAAACGTTATAAAGAGTTAACAGGAAAAGATATTAAAAACGTAGAATCTCTGCTTGAATCTGATGAACAGCAAATCAAGGATCAGATATTTGAAGAATTCGGTCAGAACCTGGCCAGCTTCCTGAATGATTTCATTGCAGAAGAAAAGCCTGATGTTATTGTCATCGGCGGGAATATAGCGAAGACATGGGATTATTTTATTCCGGAAGTGAAAAAGCATCTTCAAGATCAGCATGTAGCTTTAAAACAGAGCATCATGTGGGAAGACGCGGCTTTAGTTGGCGCAGCTTATAGCTGGCAGCTCGCTTAA
- a CDS encoding aminopeptidase P family protein: MTYQDKLREIRKQMKADNVQAYIIPSADPHISEYLPKHYKCIPFTSGFTGSAGTLVITHDFAGLWTDFRYFEQGAEQLAGSGFELVKQKVQHAPEYIQWLNEKLDKGAIVATNEKLLSVLLGDLLTQQLSTRDIQLVSKDYLSPIWENRPMLPIDPAFLIADEHIGQSVSSKLNEVRATLLKHQADHHLVSSLDDIAWLFNIRGKDVNFNPVVLAFALINQDHATLFINPDKLTEAEKVILLKSGVEVLPYEEIERALTQLPASTSIFIDPKRNCYAYAKLVPSSVKIIKETNPSTSLKAVKNETEIANTREAMLKDGVALTRFLKWVEETIGKTRITELSAAAQLREYRAAQDGFIGDSFTTISAFRAHGALPHYSPSAESDAEVIPESLFLVDSGGQYFYGTTDITRTIPMGITTEQEETDYTLVLKGMIDGCKAKFPKGTCGYQIDAITRKPLWDHAINYGHGTGHGVGYFLNVHEGPQVFNPTNTPVAIELGMITSIEPGVYRPGRHGIRIENLVQTIAVEVNEFNEFYGFETLTIAPINTTIVKKELLEQSQIDWLNSYHAEVFEKLSPRLTPEESNWLKEATKAI; the protein is encoded by the coding sequence ATGACATATCAGGATAAACTACGCGAAATACGTAAACAAATGAAGGCCGATAATGTACAGGCCTATATCATCCCATCTGCTGATCCTCATATCAGTGAATACCTGCCAAAACATTATAAGTGTATTCCATTTACTTCAGGATTTACAGGTTCAGCGGGCACATTAGTGATTACACACGATTTTGCTGGTCTGTGGACTGATTTCAGATATTTCGAACAAGGTGCAGAACAATTAGCTGGCAGCGGTTTTGAACTGGTTAAACAAAAAGTTCAGCATGCTCCGGAATACATACAATGGTTAAATGAAAAATTGGATAAAGGTGCTATCGTAGCAACCAATGAGAAATTACTCTCTGTCTTATTAGGTGATCTGCTTACCCAGCAATTATCTACCAGGGATATTCAATTAGTCAGCAAAGATTATTTAAGCCCGATCTGGGAAAACCGCCCAATGTTACCTATTGATCCGGCATTTTTAATTGCGGATGAACATATCGGACAATCGGTAAGCAGCAAGCTGAATGAAGTAAGAGCCACATTGCTTAAGCATCAGGCAGATCATCACCTGGTTTCCTCACTGGATGACATTGCCTGGTTATTCAATATCAGAGGTAAGGATGTAAACTTTAATCCTGTGGTTTTAGCCTTCGCATTAATTAATCAGGATCATGCTACTTTATTCATTAATCCTGATAAATTAACAGAAGCTGAAAAGGTTATTTTACTGAAAAGCGGAGTTGAAGTTCTTCCTTATGAAGAAATTGAACGTGCGCTGACTCAGCTTCCTGCAAGCACCTCGATATTTATAGATCCTAAACGTAACTGCTATGCTTATGCAAAGCTGGTTCCTTCTTCAGTAAAAATTATTAAGGAAACGAATCCTTCTACCAGCCTGAAAGCAGTTAAGAACGAAACAGAAATTGCAAATACCCGCGAAGCAATGCTTAAAGATGGTGTTGCGCTTACCAGGTTTTTAAAATGGGTAGAAGAAACTATTGGAAAAACCAGGATTACAGAACTTTCTGCGGCTGCACAATTACGTGAATACAGAGCGGCGCAAGATGGATTTATTGGAGATAGCTTTACCACTATAAGTGCCTTCAGGGCACATGGTGCATTACCGCATTATTCACCTTCGGCAGAAAGCGATGCAGAGGTAATTCCTGAAAGCCTGTTCCTGGTCGATTCAGGAGGCCAGTATTTTTACGGTACAACGGATATTACCCGTACCATCCCAATGGGCATTACCACTGAGCAGGAAGAAACAGATTACACGCTTGTGCTTAAGGGTATGATTGATGGTTGTAAAGCAAAATTCCCTAAAGGAACGTGCGGTTATCAGATTGATGCCATCACCAGAAAACCATTATGGGATCATGCGATTAATTATGGTCATGGAACAGGTCATGGTGTAGGTTATTTCCTGAATGTGCATGAAGGCCCGCAAGTATTCAACCCAACCAATACTCCGGTAGCGATAGAACTGGGTATGATCACGTCTATCGAACCTGGGGTATATCGTCCGGGAAGACACGGTATCCGCATTGAAAACCTGGTACAGACCATTGCGGTTGAAGTGAATGAGTTTAATGAATTCTATGGTTTTGAAACCCTGACTATTGCTCCGATCAATACTACGATTGTGAAAAAGGAATTACTGGAACAATCACAGATCGACTGGTTAAACAGTTACCATGCAGAAGTTTTTGAAAAGCTGAGCCCGAGATTAACTCCCGAAGAAAGCAACTGGCTGAAAGAAGCCACGAAAGCTATATAA